A single window of Martelella sp. NC20 DNA harbors:
- a CDS encoding ABC transporter ATP-binding protein yields the protein MTAPAPHAPLLSVRDLTVQFPTERGMITTLDKISFNLGRGEVLGLIGESGSGKSVTMRALLRILPPRRTTMTGSITMEGKDVLSLKGNDLANYRGGSVAMIFQEPMLAFDPVFTIGRQIAETVVRHKGVSWDAAYARALDMLELVRIPSAKSRLDNYPHEMSGGMRQRAMIALALACSPKLLLADEPTTALDATVQIQVILLLRELQKELGMATIFVTHDVGVAAEISDQIAVMYAGRIIEAGTASEVLKSPAHPYTRGLLSSTIHGAMAGQRIEAIPGMPPDLANMPPGCAFSPRCPLASAACRAGIPPLGHIAGNRTVACIRVEGVPA from the coding sequence ATGACCGCGCCCGCGCCACACGCGCCGCTCCTTTCGGTGCGAGACCTGACTGTTCAGTTCCCGACCGAACGGGGGATGATCACCACCCTCGACAAAATATCCTTCAATCTCGGGCGTGGGGAAGTTCTCGGCCTGATCGGGGAATCGGGCAGCGGCAAGAGCGTTACCATGCGTGCCCTGCTGCGCATCCTGCCGCCTAGGCGGACGACCATGACCGGGTCCATCACAATGGAAGGCAAAGACGTGCTTTCCCTCAAAGGCAATGACCTGGCCAATTATCGCGGCGGCAGCGTAGCAATGATTTTCCAGGAACCGATGCTGGCCTTCGATCCGGTCTTCACCATTGGCCGGCAGATCGCCGAAACGGTCGTGCGCCACAAAGGCGTGTCCTGGGATGCCGCTTATGCGCGCGCCCTCGATATGCTGGAACTGGTCCGCATCCCATCGGCAAAATCGCGGCTGGACAATTATCCGCATGAAATGTCCGGCGGTATGCGCCAGCGCGCCATGATCGCGCTGGCGCTCGCCTGTTCACCCAAACTGTTGCTGGCCGACGAGCCGACCACAGCCCTCGACGCCACTGTCCAGATTCAGGTCATTCTTCTCCTCCGGGAGTTGCAGAAGGAACTGGGCATGGCCACGATCTTCGTCACCCACGACGTTGGCGTGGCTGCCGAAATCTCGGACCAGATCGCCGTCATGTATGCTGGCCGCATTATCGAAGCCGGGACGGCCTCCGAAGTGCTGAAGTCTCCCGCCCACCCCTATACCAGGGGACTGCTGTCCTCGACCATCCACGGCGCCATGGCGGGGCAGCGCATCGAGGCCATACCGGGCATGCCGCCGGATTTGGCCAATATGCCGCCCGGTTGCGCGTTCTCGCCGCGTTGCCCTCTCGCATCGGCGGCGTGTCGGGCCGGCATTCCGCCCCTGGGGCACATTGCAGGAAACAGGACAGTGGCCTGCATCCGGGTGGAGGGTGTGCCTGCGTGA
- a CDS encoding ABC transporter substrate-binding protein gives MRRLKATLAATATLLSLALPAWADEPVTLTFYHPQLPWIGSVIESFNATHTGVVIEDQAPAENYSAGDQNVIRGLMTNSAPDVYLASYSGVPSLASILEDRGLDVSLSGFMEEEGEAWVEQNYADAILSLARVGDEQYAMPFTASLPIVYVNKEMIEAAGGSVDDFPTTWDGVIELAQKVNQLGDGSIGLSFSVGGLSDDWFWQMLVMASGNSMLNAEATGIGFDNAAGMEALRITQDMAVKTDMTVYATPTPATQQFLAGKVGMVVESPSEIVGYGKAIGDRFTMRTVKFPLIDAENGGLPAGGAALMMLAQDEKKQAAAWEFMKYMTSGETQANVSRASGYMPTNKQTAEVLKDFYAENPNFLTAFSEMDAARPWFAYPDNTADDVWKGVAPVLDQLQRGKISPQEAMTMVRDHVTSVMANK, from the coding sequence ATGCGTAGACTGAAAGCTACTCTGGCCGCGACGGCCACCCTGCTGTCGCTTGCTTTGCCAGCCTGGGCCGATGAGCCTGTCACTCTCACCTTCTACCATCCGCAACTGCCGTGGATCGGCAGCGTGATCGAAAGCTTCAATGCTACGCACACGGGCGTGGTGATCGAGGATCAGGCCCCGGCGGAGAACTACAGCGCGGGTGACCAGAATGTCATTCGCGGCCTGATGACCAATTCCGCCCCCGACGTCTACCTCGCCTCCTATTCCGGCGTCCCGAGCCTTGCGTCCATTCTCGAGGATCGCGGGCTTGACGTTTCCCTCTCCGGGTTCATGGAGGAGGAGGGCGAGGCCTGGGTCGAGCAGAATTATGCCGATGCCATTCTTTCCCTCGCCAGGGTCGGGGACGAGCAGTATGCGATGCCGTTCACCGCGTCCCTTCCCATTGTCTATGTAAACAAGGAAATGATCGAGGCGGCCGGCGGCAGCGTCGATGACTTCCCGACCACCTGGGACGGCGTGATCGAACTGGCTCAGAAGGTCAACCAACTGGGTGACGGCAGTATCGGCCTCAGTTTTTCCGTTGGCGGACTGAGCGATGACTGGTTCTGGCAGATGCTCGTCATGGCGTCCGGAAACAGCATGCTCAATGCCGAAGCAACCGGGATCGGCTTCGACAATGCAGCCGGAATGGAAGCTCTGCGCATCACCCAGGACATGGCGGTCAAGACCGATATGACGGTCTATGCCACGCCAACGCCCGCGACCCAGCAGTTTCTGGCAGGCAAAGTCGGCATGGTCGTCGAATCTCCATCTGAAATCGTCGGCTACGGCAAGGCGATCGGCGATCGCTTTACGATGCGCACTGTCAAATTCCCCTTGATTGATGCCGAAAACGGCGGCCTGCCGGCTGGCGGCGCGGCCCTGATGATGCTTGCTCAGGATGAAAAGAAACAGGCCGCCGCCTGGGAGTTCATGAAATACATGACCAGCGGCGAAACCCAGGCAAATGTTTCCAGGGCGAGCGGATACATGCCGACAAACAAGCAGACGGCGGAGGTTCTCAAAGACTTCTATGCCGAGAACCCGAACTTCCTGACGGCCTTCAGCGAAATGGATGCGGCCAGGCCCTGGTTTGCCTATCCGGACAACACGGCCGACGATGTCTGGAAGGGCGTTGCACCGGTTCTCGATCAACTGCAGCGCGGCAAGATCTCGCCGCAGGAGGCGATGACGATGGTGCGCGATCACGTCACTTCGGTTATGGCCAACAAGTAA
- a CDS encoding SAM-dependent methyltransferase, protein MWRAEADETENYVYVFSTSRNANTGFTTRPPDKYDTLGQVLCLEQGASVLDHGSGSAEMLCTWARDFGITGTGVDMSQIFSDQAKRHAESSRHF, encoded by the coding sequence GTGTGGAGGGCCGAAGCCGACGAAACCGAGAACTACGTCTACGTATTTTCAACATCACGGAACGCAAACACCGGCTTCACAACCCGTCCCCCCGACAAGTATGACACGCTCGGACAGGTGCTTTGCCTGGAGCAAGGGGCCAGCGTGCTCGATCACGGCAGCGGCTCGGCTGAGATGCTTTGCACCTGGGCCCGCGATTTCGGGATTACCGGCACCGGCGTCGACATGAGCCAGATCTTCTCCGACCAGGCGAAACGCCACGCCGAAAGTAGCCGTCACTTTTGA
- a CDS encoding TRAP transporter large permease subunit: MLDFVIGATGMAGTVNDLVRGLNWSPLATMLMILGIYLVLGMFMDTLAMIVLTIPIVRPIVIGLGYAPIWFGVMMVLVAETSVLTPPIGMLCYVVHGVRGRGDLTDVFIGVPPPFIIALMAMIALMLAVPLRLLKLPSIQPAHGQVQLLPQSAQR; this comes from the coding sequence CTGCTCGACTTCGTCATCGGCGCCACCGGTATGGCAGGCACGGTGAACGATCTTGTCCGCGGGCTGAACTGGAGCCCTCTGGCCACGATGCTGATGATCCTCGGGATCTATCTGGTTCTCGGCATGTTCATGGACACGCTGGCGATGATCGTACTGACCATCCCGATCGTCAGGCCGATCGTCATCGGTCTCGGCTATGCCCCGATCTGGTTCGGGGTGATGATGGTGCTGGTCGCCGAGACCTCGGTGCTGACGCCGCCCATCGGCATGCTGTGCTATGTTGTGCATGGCGTGCGGGGCAGGGGCGACTTGACCGATGTCTTCATCGGCGTGCCCCCCCCCTTCATCATTGCGCTGATGGCAATGATCGCACTGATGCTGGCCGTTCCGCTCCGTCTGCTCAAACTACCTTCAATTCAGCCCGCGCACGGGCAAGTCCAACTCCTGCCGCAATCGGCTCAACGATAG
- a CDS encoding aspartate/glutamate racemase family protein produces the protein MIRIALLNPNANKETTARMTEIASETAGPDIVFTGFTAPAGPMIVADEAALEAAAQMVIARGEELGGGEFDGVLISGFGDPGLDRLRARIAIPVTGIAEAGMRDATQGGRRFSIVTTTPRLKAAIISRAIRLGHGESLICVRLAGPEEVMHDPPRLREALLLACRQSISEDGAEVILIGGGPLADAARAIAPLIAVPIVEPIAAGVGLARARAELKVV, from the coding sequence GTGATCCGTATTGCGCTTCTTAACCCCAATGCAAACAAAGAAACCACCGCGCGCATGACGGAGATAGCATCGGAGACCGCCGGTCCCGATATTGTCTTCACAGGTTTCACCGCCCCGGCTGGTCCCATGATCGTCGCCGATGAAGCAGCGCTCGAGGCCGCCGCACAAATGGTCATCGCGCGCGGTGAAGAGCTTGGTGGGGGCGAGTTTGACGGCGTGCTGATCTCGGGCTTCGGCGACCCGGGGCTCGACCGGCTTCGCGCCAGAATTGCCATCCCTGTAACCGGCATTGCGGAGGCCGGAATGAGGGATGCGACCCAAGGAGGGCGCCGCTTTAGCATTGTGACCACAACGCCCAGACTGAAGGCGGCAATCATTTCGCGGGCCATTCGGCTCGGCCATGGCGAGAGCCTCATCTGCGTGCGCCTCGCTGGCCCCGAGGAGGTGATGCACGACCCACCGCGCCTTCGCGAGGCTCTGCTGCTGGCCTGCCGGCAATCCATTTCGGAAGATGGTGCCGAGGTGATCCTGATCGGCGGGGGGCCGTTGGCCGACGCTGCCCGAGCGATCGCACCCCTGATTGCCGTGCCTATCGTTGAGCCGATTGCGGCAGGAGTTGGACTTGCCCGTGCGCGGGCTGAATTGAAGGTAGTTTGA